A genome region from Flavobacterium sp. CFS9 includes the following:
- a CDS encoding 2-oxo acid dehydrogenase subunit E2, with protein MATIITMPRLSDTMTEGTVATWLKKVGDKISEGDILAEIETDKATMEFESFNEGTLLHIGIPAGETAPVDSLLAIIGNEGEDISALLAGGAVPAAEAPKTEAAPAAETKTETAAPAKAATELPKGVVVVTMPRLSDTMTEGTVATWLKKVGDAVAEGDILAEIETDKATMEFESFNAGTLLYIGIQEGNTAPVDSLLAIIGPAGTDVSGISANYTAGSTPSAPAAEETKAAPAAEKATETVAETSNGGRILASPLAKKIASDKGISLNQVKGSGENGRIVKSDIENFTPAAQTPAAAAATSAAKPQEAAPAAPKVFVPAGEVYTEEIKNSQMRKIIAKRLAESLFTAPHYNLVIEVSMDEAMGARATINTVPDTKVSFNDMVIKACALALKKHPKINSQWKEDAIIINHHVNIGVAVAVEDGLVVPVLKFTDAMSLSQIGASVRDLAGRAKNKKLGPQEMEGSTFTVSNLGMFGITEFNSIINQPNSAILSVGAIVEKPVVKNGQIVVGNTMMLSLACDHRTIDGATGAQFLQTLKQYIESPVTMLA; from the coding sequence ATGGCAACAATTATTACAATGCCTCGTTTGAGCGATACTATGACGGAAGGAACGGTAGCGACTTGGCTTAAAAAAGTAGGCGACAAAATTAGCGAAGGAGACATCTTAGCTGAAATTGAAACAGACAAAGCAACAATGGAATTTGAGTCTTTCAACGAAGGAACTCTTTTACATATCGGAATACCAGCAGGAGAAACTGCTCCTGTTGACTCTTTATTAGCAATCATTGGAAACGAAGGAGAAGATATTTCTGCTCTTTTAGCCGGTGGTGCTGTTCCTGCTGCGGAAGCTCCAAAAACGGAGGCTGCTCCAGCTGCAGAAACTAAAACAGAAACTGCTGCTCCTGCAAAAGCAGCAACTGAATTACCAAAAGGTGTTGTAGTGGTTACTATGCCACGTTTGAGCGACACAATGACTGAAGGAACAGTAGCTACCTGGTTGAAAAAAGTAGGTGATGCCGTTGCTGAAGGAGATATCTTAGCAGAAATTGAAACAGACAAAGCGACTATGGAGTTTGAGTCTTTCAATGCGGGTACTTTATTATACATTGGAATTCAGGAAGGAAATACAGCTCCTGTTGACAGCTTGTTAGCTATCATCGGACCTGCCGGAACTGATGTTTCGGGAATTTCCGCAAACTATACTGCAGGAAGCACTCCAAGCGCTCCTGCTGCTGAAGAAACAAAAGCTGCTCCTGCTGCTGAAAAAGCTACAGAAACGGTAGCTGAAACTTCAAACGGAGGAAGAATTCTGGCTTCACCATTAGCAAAGAAAATCGCTTCTGATAAAGGAATTTCATTAAATCAGGTTAAAGGTTCAGGAGAAAACGGACGTATCGTGAAAAGCGATATCGAGAACTTCACTCCTGCTGCTCAGACACCTGCTGCAGCCGCTGCAACTTCTGCTGCTAAGCCACAAGAAGCCGCACCTGCTGCACCAAAAGTATTTGTTCCTGCCGGAGAAGTTTACACAGAAGAGATCAAAAACTCTCAAATGCGTAAAATTATCGCAAAACGTTTGGCAGAATCTTTATTTACAGCACCTCACTACAACTTAGTGATCGAAGTAAGTATGGACGAAGCTATGGGCGCAAGAGCAACAATCAATACAGTTCCGGATACAAAAGTATCTTTTAACGATATGGTAATCAAAGCTTGTGCTTTAGCCTTGAAAAAGCATCCGAAAATCAACTCTCAGTGGAAAGAAGATGCAATCATCATCAACCACCACGTAAACATTGGTGTTGCTGTAGCAGTTGAAGACGGATTAGTAGTTCCTGTATTGAAATTTACAGATGCTATGAGTTTATCTCAAATTGGCGCAAGCGTAAGAGATCTTGCCGGAAGAGCAAAAAACAAAAAACTGGGACCACAGGAAATGGAAGGAAGTACTTTTACTGTTTCTAACCTTGGAATGTTTGGGATCACTGAATTCAATTCAATCATCAACCAGCCAAACTCTGCAATCCTTTCTGTAGGAGCAATTGTAGAAAAACCGGTAGTAAAAAATGGTCAGATTGTAGTTGGAAACACCATGATGCTTTCATTAGCATGTGACCACAGAACAATCGACGGTGCAACCGGAGCTCAGTTTTTACAAACATTAAAACAATACATCGAAAGCCCGGTGACCATGTTAGCATAA
- the pdhA gene encoding pyruvate dehydrogenase (acetyl-transferring) E1 component subunit alpha, whose amino-acid sequence MKEVTKEVYLKWYEDMLLWRKFEDKLAALYIQQKVRGFLHLYNGQEAVLAGALHAMDLTKDKMITAYRNHVQPIGMGVDPRNVMAELLGKATGTSKGMGGSMHIFSKEHRFYGGHGIVGGQIPVGAGLAFADKYFNTGGVTMTYFGDGAARQGSLHEAFNMAMLWKLPVVFIVENNGYAMGTSVERTANHTDIWKLGLGYEMPCGPVDGMNPVKVAEAMTEAIDRARRGDGPTFLEMKTYRYRGHSMSDAQLYRSKEEVEEYKKIDPITQVLDVIMDQKYATEEEIEVIDQRVKDLVEECVKFAEESPYPELQQLYDVVYAQEDYPFTPHKL is encoded by the coding sequence ATGAAAGAAGTTACAAAAGAGGTATATTTAAAGTGGTACGAAGACATGCTACTTTGGAGGAAGTTTGAAGATAAACTTGCAGCATTATACATTCAACAAAAAGTTAGAGGTTTTCTACACCTATATAATGGTCAGGAAGCTGTATTAGCAGGAGCTTTGCACGCTATGGACCTGACCAAAGACAAAATGATTACTGCTTACAGAAACCACGTACAGCCAATTGGTATGGGGGTTGATCCAAGAAACGTAATGGCTGAACTTTTAGGAAAAGCAACCGGTACCTCTAAAGGTATGGGAGGTTCTATGCACATTTTCTCTAAGGAACACCGTTTTTACGGAGGACACGGAATCGTAGGTGGACAAATTCCGGTAGGAGCTGGTTTAGCTTTTGCTGATAAATATTTTAACACCGGCGGAGTTACCATGACTTATTTTGGTGACGGAGCTGCAAGACAAGGTTCTCTACACGAAGCTTTCAACATGGCCATGTTATGGAAATTACCGGTTGTATTTATCGTTGAAAACAATGGTTATGCAATGGGAACTTCTGTTGAAAGAACAGCAAACCACACAGATATTTGGAAACTTGGTTTAGGATACGAAATGCCTTGCGGACCTGTTGACGGAATGAACCCTGTAAAAGTTGCTGAAGCAATGACAGAAGCAATCGACAGAGCACGTCGTGGTGACGGACCAACTTTCCTTGAAATGAAAACGTACCGTTACAGAGGACACTCTATGTCTGACGCACAATTGTACCGTTCTAAAGAAGAGGTAGAAGAATACAAAAAAATTGACCCTATTACTCAGGTTTTAGATGTAATTATGGATCAGAAATACGCTACAGAAGAAGAAATTGAAGTAATCGACCAAAGAGTAAAAGACCTGGTTGAAGAGTGTGTGAAATTCGCAGAAGAATCTCCATACCCTGAATTACAACAATTATATGATGTAGTATACGCACAAGAAGACTATCCATTCACACCTCATAAACTATAA
- the cdd gene encoding cytidine deaminase: MKEISITSSFNIYNNLEELPKDIQDLMNQAVEVRKNAYAPYSQFRVGAALLLDNGKIVVGSNQENAAYPSGLCAERVAIYHAGSVYPEAKILKMAITAASDTNQTTAPIPPCGSCRQSIAEYEIRQDTPIEIFFMGEIGEVYKSASLKNLLPFMFDKKFL, encoded by the coding sequence ATGAAAGAAATAAGCATTACATCATCCTTTAACATCTATAACAACCTTGAAGAACTTCCGAAAGACATACAGGACTTAATGAATCAGGCGGTAGAAGTTCGCAAAAACGCATATGCGCCCTATTCCCAATTCCGGGTTGGAGCTGCTTTACTTTTAGACAACGGAAAAATAGTAGTAGGATCTAATCAGGAAAATGCGGCATATCCTTCAGGATTATGTGCTGAACGCGTTGCCATTTATCATGCCGGAAGTGTATATCCGGAAGCTAAAATTCTAAAAATGGCCATTACAGCAGCTTCAGACACCAACCAGACCACAGCACCGATTCCACCTTGTGGATCTTGCCGTCAATCTATTGCAGAATACGAGATCAGACAGGATACCCCTATCGAAATCTTTTTTATGGGAGAAATCGGCGAAGTTTACAAATCGGCATCTCTAAAAAATTTACTGCCGTTTATGTTTGATAAAAAGTTCTTGTAA
- the porV gene encoding type IX secretion system outer membrane channel protein PorV, translating to MKKISLLLICLLIIPYAKAQNIERPITTGVPFLLVAADARAAGLADQGVATSADAYSQQWNPAKYAFSVDKQGFSVSYTPYLTDLANDISLGQATYYNKINDRSAFAGSFRYFGFGDIELRTTGDPNEAARIVSPNEFALDGSYSLKLSETFSMAVAARYIRSNLKIASEEIDASASSSFAVDVAGFYQSEEIAYADFNGRWRGGFNLQNLGPKISYDNDDISSNFLPANLRLGGGFDFILDDYNKVGLSVEFSKLLVPTPPGPGTPVDANGDGDFTDPGDISQAQADAAKYKTYKDIGWVSGIFKSFGDAPGGFSEELKEITYSVGAEYMYQDAFAVRAGYFHESPVKGARQFFSLGAGFKYNVVKVDVSYLFSTSKVKNPLENTLRFSLTFNFGDKYEVY from the coding sequence ATGAAAAAAATATCGCTTCTATTAATTTGCCTTTTAATTATTCCGTACGCAAAAGCTCAAAACATTGAACGCCCAATTACTACAGGAGTACCTTTTTTACTTGTCGCAGCTGACGCAAGAGCAGCAGGTTTAGCCGATCAGGGGGTCGCTACATCAGCCGACGCTTATTCGCAACAATGGAATCCTGCGAAATATGCTTTCTCAGTAGACAAACAAGGATTCTCTGTCAGCTATACTCCTTACTTAACAGACTTAGCCAATGATATTTCATTAGGTCAGGCAACCTATTACAACAAAATCAACGACCGAAGTGCCTTTGCAGGAAGCTTCCGCTATTTTGGTTTTGGAGATATTGAACTAAGAACAACCGGAGACCCAAATGAAGCAGCAAGAATCGTCTCTCCAAATGAGTTTGCCTTAGACGGTTCTTACTCTTTGAAATTAAGCGAAACATTCTCAATGGCAGTAGCCGCAAGATACATTCGTTCTAATCTGAAAATTGCTTCTGAAGAAATCGATGCATCAGCTTCAAGCTCTTTTGCTGTAGACGTTGCCGGATTCTACCAATCAGAAGAAATTGCTTACGCAGATTTTAACGGAAGATGGAGAGGTGGTTTCAACCTGCAAAATCTTGGACCAAAAATAAGCTACGATAACGATGATATCAGTTCCAACTTTTTACCTGCAAATCTTAGACTAGGAGGAGGTTTTGACTTTATCTTAGACGATTACAACAAAGTAGGTCTTAGCGTTGAATTTTCCAAACTTTTAGTTCCAACACCTCCGGGACCGGGAACTCCTGTAGATGCAAATGGTGACGGTGATTTTACAGATCCGGGAGACATTTCTCAGGCACAGGCTGACGCAGCAAAATACAAAACTTACAAAGACATTGGCTGGGTATCGGGAATTTTTAAATCATTCGGAGATGCTCCGGGCGGTTTCAGCGAAGAGTTAAAAGAGATCACCTATAGTGTAGGTGCCGAATATATGTATCAGGATGCCTTTGCCGTAAGAGCAGGATATTTTCACGAAAGCCCCGTAAAAGGAGCCAGACAATTCTTCTCTTTAGGAGCAGGATTCAAATACAATGTAGTAAAAGTTGACGTTTCGTATTTATTTTCGACATCAAAAGTTAAAAATCCGTTAGAAAATACGCTTCGTTTTTCTTTAACCTTTAACTTTGGCGACAAATACGAAGTTTATTAA
- the gldJ gene encoding gliding motility lipoprotein GldJ has translation MKVNKIVVLQLMMSMVLMLGTASCSKKSSSSHASRATGWDVDSQNGTAARNAGKKQQAGPGLVFVEGGTFTMGKVQDDVMHDWNNTPTQQHVQSFYMDETEVTNGMYLEYLEWLKKVFPPTEENYKNIYEGASPDTLVWRNRLGYNETMTNNYLRHPSYANYPVVGVNWIQAVEFAKWRTDRVNEAVLEKNGYLKRGAKTQDVSAESLFNTEAYVASPSTTYGGNEELVLKKNPSGRKKPKTGKDGVVQEEKNVYAQRSSGLILPEYRLPTEAEWEYAAAADVGQREYNIYKGQKKYPWSGDYTRSSKRKNKGDQLANFKQGNGDYGGIAGWSDDGADITNSVKSYAPNDFGLYDMAGNVAEWVADVYRPIIDNEANDFNYFRGNQYAKNKIGKDGKIEIITKDNIQYKTLSNGKKVATNLPGEIAQVPVDENETYLRTNFDTSNNINYRDGDKQSSKYFDFGDSESGSKADQAMYNSPKHNITTDSLGQMIKKYDNSSKRTTLIDDNVRVYKGGSWRDRAYWLDPGQRRYFPQDMATDYIGFRCAMSRVGAKSEKRKSPRN, from the coding sequence ATGAAAGTAAACAAAATTGTAGTCTTGCAATTAATGATGTCAATGGTATTGATGTTAGGCACGGCTAGTTGTAGCAAAAAATCGAGTTCCAGTCATGCCTCCAGGGCAACTGGTTGGGACGTAGACAGTCAGAATGGAACTGCTGCCAGAAATGCAGGAAAAAAACAACAGGCTGGTCCTGGTTTAGTTTTTGTTGAGGGAGGTACATTTACGATGGGTAAAGTACAGGATGATGTTATGCACGATTGGAATAACACACCAACTCAACAACACGTTCAGTCATTCTATATGGATGAAACTGAAGTTACCAACGGTATGTACTTAGAATACCTGGAATGGTTAAAGAAAGTTTTCCCACCAACAGAAGAAAATTACAAGAATATTTACGAAGGAGCATCTCCTGATACTTTAGTATGGAGAAATCGTTTAGGATACAACGAAACGATGACAAACAACTACTTAAGACACCCATCTTACGCAAACTATCCGGTAGTAGGTGTAAACTGGATTCAGGCTGTTGAATTTGCTAAATGGAGAACGGATCGTGTGAACGAAGCAGTTTTAGAGAAAAATGGTTACCTTAAAAGAGGAGCAAAAACTCAGGATGTTAGCGCTGAAAGTTTATTTAATACAGAAGCTTATGTTGCTTCTCCAAGTACAACTTACGGAGGGAATGAAGAACTTGTATTAAAGAAAAATCCTAGCGGAAGAAAAAAACCTAAAACAGGTAAAGACGGTGTTGTTCAGGAAGAGAAAAATGTGTACGCACAACGTTCTTCAGGACTTATTTTGCCGGAATACAGACTTCCTACCGAAGCAGAGTGGGAGTATGCTGCTGCTGCCGATGTTGGACAAAGAGAATACAATATCTATAAAGGACAAAAGAAATATCCTTGGTCTGGTGATTACACCCGTTCTTCAAAACGTAAAAACAAAGGAGATCAATTGGCTAACTTCAAACAAGGAAACGGTGATTACGGTGGAATTGCAGGTTGGTCTGATGATGGGGCAGATATTACAAACTCTGTAAAAAGTTACGCTCCTAACGATTTTGGATTGTACGATATGGCAGGAAACGTTGCCGAGTGGGTTGCTGACGTTTACAGACCTATTATCGATAACGAAGCAAATGATTTCAACTACTTTAGAGGAAATCAATATGCTAAAAACAAAATCGGGAAAGATGGAAAAATTGAAATTATTACTAAAGATAATATTCAGTACAAAACATTAAGTAACGGTAAAAAAGTAGCAACAAATTTACCTGGAGAAATCGCTCAGGTTCCTGTTGATGAGAATGAAACTTACTTAAGAACTAACTTCGATACAAGTAACAACATTAACTACAGAGACGGAGACAAACAATCTTCTAAATATTTTGATTTCGGAGATTCTGAATCAGGATCAAAAGCAGATCAGGCGATGTACAACTCTCCTAAACACAATATCACAACAGATAGTTTAGGTCAGATGATTAAGAAATATGACAACTCAAGTAAACGTACAACATTAATCGATGATAATGTAAGAGTTTACAAAGGAGGTTCATGGAGAGACAGAGCTTATTGGTTAGATCCGGGTCAAAGAAGATATTTCCCTCAGGATATGGCAACTGACTACATCGGATTTAGATGTGCAATGTCTAGAGTGGGTGCTAAATCTGAAAAAAGAAAATCACCAAGAAACTAA
- the porU gene encoding type IX secretion system sortase PorU: MKQVLILYLFLLPFISFSQINEDFTLDWQNKKEMSFGDSKLKIPYFSGNSFRYDTTKKSIILLLNLTESGYSNYNSIQIFNVVYESVSTADLGDLSLENIHEKPNETLKTTTSRDLKQVFLSLSPIIKEGNSFKRIRSFSYKKTADSSAKNNNTSSFQKSNTVYNSVLATGDWYRFYIEKSGVYKISRSFLQSLGFDPGKTDPRRIKIYGNGGKMLPLANNVYYPEDLAENAIQIVGETDGVFNNEDYILFYGEGVENWNTESQTNLNLYDTKSYYYITTTGGDGKRIAPLNQPTANSTLDLNTFDDYQFHEIDKINIAHLGRQWLGESFDITQEQEFSFNFPNIDTSVPVKIELKAASAAYTPTSFTISANGQNIGNLNFQALALNSDIKYYNQELPSNAAFTGTENVKIKLTYNNNGVPGSKGYLDFINLTAKRKLLGIGKQFRFQYNLAGSTPGIANYTIGNAAAISQIWDVTDPANTLKIENNNQPNFSFKASLGEIRTYIALDPADYYAPLKESQSKVTNQNLKGTLFRNAQNSFQDIDYIIVTPKTLVSQAEKLATFHRINSNLNVKVIPLENIYQEFSSGKQDVAAIRNCIRYLYNNASTSDKRLKYVNLFGDASFDYKDRITNNTNIVPVYQSVISNSTGEASFASDDFYGLMDPNEGVVVFPFGGIDIAVGRMLISDNAQASEMVNKVLEYHDQKSFGNWRNNVVMVSDDSDRASDATLQSRQNTLADAISAQKPFLNIEKIFLDSYTQEASAGGSRYPKARTDIFNAFEKGALVFNYLGHGGEDGLAAERIWEKSDGQNLNNQYKYPLFITITCEFSRFDDPTRPTAGEYTFWNPKGGAISMLTTIRAIGQYNAENFNDSLNKNLFSYGSSQYTSIAEALRISKNENPSSSSNVIFYIGDPALMLSIPKPKINLTKINDIAISQPIPDFKSLSKIKITGEITDENNTLLSNYNGELATAIFDKLITSSTLNNDGYSPAMSFKILGETIFRGNASITNGQFEFSFVVPRDIRVPVDYGRISFYAKKNQTLENQSGYNTTIKIGGINENAPQDNISPKVKLYMNDETFVSGGITNESPFLLAFLEDENGINTASGIGHDITAVLDGDVSNPFVLNDYYQTKLDDYTSGNLRFPLRNLAAGMHTITFTAWDVYNNPVTSEIQFIVVGNESLTLTHVLNYPNPFSTYTQFWFSHNRPYEPLDVQVQVMTITGKVVWTKNQIVTTEGFLSRDITWDGKDDFGDRIGKGVYIYKLTVKSNLTNKKAEKYEKLVIL, from the coding sequence ATGAAACAAGTCCTGATCTTATATCTTTTTCTACTTCCATTTATCTCATTTTCCCAGATAAATGAAGACTTTACATTAGATTGGCAAAACAAAAAAGAGATGAGTTTTGGTGACTCAAAATTAAAAATACCGTATTTTTCCGGAAACAGTTTTCGGTATGATACTACTAAAAAAAGCATAATATTACTGCTCAATCTGACCGAATCCGGTTATTCAAACTACAATTCGATTCAAATTTTCAACGTGGTTTACGAGTCTGTTTCAACTGCCGATCTGGGTGACCTTTCACTCGAAAATATCCATGAAAAGCCAAATGAGACTCTTAAAACAACTACCTCAAGAGACCTAAAGCAGGTATTTTTATCATTATCGCCTATCATAAAAGAAGGAAACAGCTTCAAACGAATCCGATCTTTTTCTTACAAAAAAACAGCTGATAGTTCTGCAAAAAACAACAACACTTCTTCTTTTCAAAAATCAAATACGGTTTACAATTCTGTGTTAGCTACGGGAGACTGGTACCGTTTTTATATTGAAAAATCGGGCGTCTACAAAATTTCGAGATCTTTCCTTCAAAGCTTAGGATTTGACCCCGGAAAAACTGACCCGAGGAGAATCAAAATTTACGGAAATGGAGGAAAAATGCTTCCTCTTGCGAACAATGTTTATTATCCGGAAGATCTGGCAGAAAATGCAATTCAGATTGTAGGCGAAACAGACGGTGTATTCAACAACGAAGATTATATTCTTTTTTATGGTGAAGGAGTCGAAAACTGGAACACCGAAAGTCAGACAAACCTGAACCTGTACGACACCAAATCCTATTATTATATCACTACTACAGGCGGTGACGGAAAACGAATCGCTCCTCTAAACCAACCCACCGCAAACAGCACTTTAGACCTGAACACTTTCGACGATTATCAGTTTCATGAAATCGACAAAATAAACATTGCTCATTTGGGTCGACAGTGGCTTGGAGAATCTTTTGACATTACTCAGGAGCAGGAATTCAGCTTTAACTTTCCTAACATTGACACTTCTGTACCTGTAAAAATAGAGCTCAAAGCAGCTTCAGCAGCCTACACTCCCACTTCATTTACCATTTCTGCCAACGGACAAAACATCGGAAACCTTAATTTTCAAGCCTTGGCATTAAATTCTGATATCAAATATTACAATCAGGAATTACCCTCGAACGCAGCCTTTACGGGGACTGAAAATGTAAAAATAAAACTTACCTACAACAACAATGGGGTTCCGGGATCAAAAGGATATCTTGATTTCATTAATCTGACTGCCAAAAGAAAGCTTTTGGGCATCGGTAAACAATTCAGATTTCAATACAATTTAGCAGGTTCAACTCCTGGAATAGCCAATTACACCATCGGAAATGCCGCTGCTATTTCTCAGATTTGGGACGTGACTGATCCAGCTAACACCTTAAAAATAGAAAACAACAACCAACCCAACTTTAGCTTTAAGGCGTCATTGGGAGAAATAAGAACATACATCGCCCTTGATCCTGCCGATTATTATGCCCCTTTAAAAGAAAGCCAGTCTAAAGTTACCAATCAAAATTTAAAAGGAACACTTTTCAGGAATGCTCAAAACAGTTTTCAGGACATCGACTATATAATTGTAACACCAAAAACTCTTGTTTCCCAAGCTGAAAAACTAGCCACTTTCCATCGGATAAATTCTAATTTGAACGTAAAAGTAATTCCATTAGAGAACATTTATCAGGAATTCTCTTCAGGAAAGCAAGACGTAGCTGCCATCAGAAACTGCATTCGATACCTCTATAATAATGCCTCAACTTCTGACAAAAGACTTAAATATGTAAATCTGTTCGGAGATGCCTCATTTGACTACAAAGACCGAATTACAAATAATACCAACATTGTACCCGTATACCAGTCCGTCATCAGCAACTCTACGGGAGAAGCCTCATTTGCCTCAGATGATTTTTACGGACTTATGGATCCTAATGAAGGCGTTGTCGTTTTCCCTTTTGGAGGAATTGATATCGCAGTAGGCAGAATGTTAATTTCAGACAATGCTCAGGCATCAGAAATGGTCAACAAAGTTTTGGAATACCACGACCAGAAATCATTTGGAAACTGGCGCAACAACGTGGTTATGGTAAGCGACGACTCTGACCGAGCCTCAGACGCCACCTTACAATCACGCCAGAACACCCTGGCCGATGCCATCTCTGCCCAAAAACCTTTTTTAAATATTGAAAAGATTTTCCTTGATTCTTACACCCAGGAGGCTTCCGCAGGAGGATCGAGATACCCGAAGGCCAGAACCGATATATTTAATGCTTTTGAAAAAGGCGCCTTAGTTTTTAACTATCTTGGACATGGCGGTGAAGACGGTCTTGCAGCCGAAAGAATTTGGGAAAAATCAGACGGTCAAAATCTGAACAATCAATACAAATACCCTTTATTCATTACGATAACCTGCGAGTTCTCAAGATTTGATGACCCAACAAGACCAACCGCAGGAGAATACACTTTTTGGAATCCAAAAGGAGGCGCCATTTCCATGCTAACCACTATTCGAGCCATAGGACAATACAATGCTGAAAACTTTAACGACAGCCTGAACAAGAATTTGTTTTCATACGGATCCAGCCAATACACAAGCATCGCCGAAGCGCTTAGAATTTCTAAAAACGAAAATCCAAGTTCTTCCAGCAACGTCATTTTTTACATTGGCGACCCTGCTTTGATGCTTTCCATCCCGAAACCAAAAATCAATTTAACAAAAATCAATGACATTGCGATTTCTCAACCCATTCCCGATTTTAAATCTTTGTCAAAAATTAAAATCACAGGAGAAATAACCGACGAAAACAACACGCTGCTAAGCAATTACAACGGTGAACTGGCGACCGCTATCTTTGACAAGCTGATTACCAGCAGTACCCTAAACAACGATGGATATAGCCCTGCGATGTCATTCAAAATATTAGGAGAAACTATTTTCAGAGGAAATGCTTCGATAACCAATGGTCAGTTTGAATTCAGCTTTGTTGTACCCCGGGACATCCGTGTTCCTGTTGATTACGGCCGAATCAGCTTTTACGCCAAAAAAAACCAAACACTTGAAAATCAATCAGGTTACAACACCACTATAAAAATTGGAGGAATAAATGAAAATGCTCCACAGGACAATATAAGTCCAAAAGTGAAGTTATATATGAACGACGAAACTTTTGTATCGGGAGGAATTACAAACGAATCGCCCTTTTTACTGGCGTTTCTTGAAGATGAAAATGGAATCAATACAGCAAGCGGAATCGGGCATGATATTACAGCAGTGCTGGACGGCGACGTAAGCAATCCTTTTGTCCTAAATGATTATTATCAGACAAAACTTGACGATTACACCAGTGGAAATTTGCGTTTTCCATTGCGGAATCTTGCTGCCGGAATGCACACAATAACATTTACAGCATGGGACGTTTACAACAATCCCGTAACCAGTGAAATTCAGTTTATAGTTGTCGGAAATGAATCGCTGACCCTAACACACGTTCTTAATTATCCTAACCCATTCTCAACCTATACGCAATTTTGGTTTTCACACAACCGACCTTATGAACCTCTGGATGTGCAAGTTCAGGTAATGACCATAACCGGAAAAGTAGTCTGGACAAAAAACCAAATCGTCACCACAGAAGGCTTTTTATCGAGAGATATCACCTGGGACGGGAAAGATGATTTTGGCGATCGAATCGGGAAAGGCGTTTACATTTACAAACTCACTGTCAAATCTAATTTAACAAATAAAAAAGCAGAAAAATACGAAAAGCTTGTCATTTTATAA